ACTGCTACGGCTGGACCTAGTTGTTCTGTCCACGGAGGTTGGTGACAGTGATCACGGCTGGGTGATCTTGAACGAGTGAGGGCCTTCCGGGTTCGGTGTGGATTGCGACATCTCCACCGAACGATCAGAAGGCCCTCATGCCCCACCGTAATGCACCCCTGACCGAGACCGGCCGCCTGCGCCTGGCCCGCTGCGTCGTCGAGGACGGCTGGCCGCTGCGCCGTGCCGCCGAACGCTTCCAGGTCTCGCCCACGACGGCTCAGCGGTGGGCCGGCCGCTACCGCGAACTGGGCGAGGCCGGGATGGCCGACCGCTCCTCCCGGCCCCACCACAGTCCGCGCCGGACACCGACCCGTACCGAGCGGCGGATCATCAAAGTCCGTGTGCTGCGCCGCTGGGGACCGGCCCGCATCGCCTACCTCCTCGGACTGAACCCGGCGACCGTGCACCGCGTTCTGATCCGCTACAGCCTCGCCCGCCTGGCCCACCTGGACCGCGTGACCGGCCGGGCGATCCGGCGCTACGAGCACGCCGCCCCGGGCGACCTCGTGCACGTCGACATCAAGAAACTCGGGAACATTCCCGACGGCGGCGGCCACAAGGTCCTCGGCCGGCCGGCGGGCCGCAAGAACCGGGCAGGCGTCGGCATGAGCTTCCTGCACAACGCGGTCGACGATCACTCCCGCCTGGCCTACAGCGAGATCCTCACCGACGAGAAGAAGGAAACCGCCGTCGGATTCTGGCAACGGGCCAACGACTTCTTCACCGCCGCCGGGATCACCGTCAAGCGGGTCCTGACCGACAACGGCTCCTGCTACAAGTCACACCTGTGGCGCAACTCCCTTGCAGGGCAAGGCATTTCACACAAGCGCACCCGCCCCTACCGGCCCCAGACCAACGGGAAGGTGGAGAGGTTCAACCGGACCCTGTTGGATGAATGGGCCTACGCGAAGGCATACCGGACCGAGACCGAGCGACGCGAGGCCTACCCCATCTGGCTGCACACCTACAATCACCACCGCGGACACACCGCGCTCAAGGGCCAACCACCCGCCAGCCGCGTTCCCAACCTCACGGGTCAGTACACCTAGTGCTCTGACCGCCTAGCTGCGAGGCTGCGGCGGCGTGGGGGCGTCCGCCCCAGCGGATGCCTCTCTCGCTGCGGATGCGGGCGCGTTCCTTGCGTTCGGCGGCCAGGACGTCGCGGTGGCGGGCGTTGGCGTTGCGCCAGCGCAGGTAGGCATGCAGGGCCCGGGTCTGCACGGTGTGGTTGGGATAGTTCGAGTTGGCGATGGTGAACTGCCGAAGCGGTCCGAAGTGCGCCTCGATCGGGTTCGCCCACGAGGCGTAGGTCGGAGTGAAGCACAGTTCGGCCTTGTTCTTCTTCGCCCAGCGGCGGATGTCGCTCCCCTTGTGGGCGGACAGGTTATCCATGATCACATAGATCGGTGCGCCGTCAGGCCGGGCGGCACGGATCGTCTGCAGCGCGGCCAGCGTGTTCGCGGAGCCTTTCTTGCGGCGGTTGACGCCCCACAGGCGGTCGTCACAGACCGAGTAGCAGCCGTGGAAGTAGCGCACGCCGTGGGTGCGGTGGTACGTAGCCGGCACCCGGTCGGGCCTGGTCTGCGCGGCCCAGCAGCTGCCGCCGGTGGGTCGGATCCCGAGGGGGCCGAACTCGTCGAAGGCGAAGACTCGGTCCGGGAAGCGGTCCAGGACCTCCTCGATACGGCCCAGCTTCGCCTCGCGCTCGGGGTCCGGGGATTCCTTCCATGTCTTGGTGCGCTGAAAGGTGACACCGCGGCGGGCGAGCAGGCCGCGTAACACCTCGCGGCCGATGTAAATCACCCGACCGTGGATTCTCCGTAGGTAGGCGACGAGTTTGCGCAGTGACCAGCGGGTGAAGGGCTGGCCGAGTTTGGTGGGGCGGGTGGTGGCCGTCTGGATGACGAAGTCCTCGTCGTCAGGGCTTGGTTGGCGGGGACGGCCTCCCGCCCACCGAGGGTCCAGGCAGGCCAGGCCGATCTCGTTGAACCGGTGGATCACGTCCCGGACGGTGTCCTCGTCGGCCTGCACCAGCTGGGCGATCACCGGTACCCGGTTCCCGCCGGCCGAGGCCAGCAGCATCATCGCGCGCCGGTAGCGCACCGAACTCGTGCCGCCCCGGCGCACGATCTCTGCAGCTTCTGCCCTTCCTGGTCGGTCAGTCTGCGCACACGGACAGGCTCGGCCACCGCACCTCCAGCGGTCGGATCGGACGTCACCGCACATCCAACCGCCACGACCACCAACCCGGCGAACCTATGCGGTCACGGCACTAGCCGGGTTCGGAGTCGTCGTGGATGGTCAATGCTCCGGCAAGGTCGAGGTCGGCGTTAGTGCCGTGTGCCCCGGCGCGGACGAGCAGCACTGCGCCGAGCGCGGTGCTCCAGAACGTCCTGGCCTCCACGTCGAGTGGTCGACGGGCCCTCCAGCCGCGACCGTCGATGAGCTGGCTCACATAGCGCTCAGATTGTCGGAACAGCAACTGGAGGTGCTGGTCGACCACGGGGGCGAGTTCGGGCTTGGAGATCCCGGCTGCGAGTGCTCGCGCGACTGACGGGAGCGAGGGCAGAGACAGTACGGCGCGGGCGATGTTGCGCCGAAATGTCGCCGCATCGGGGGCTTGGCGACCGATGCGCTCCATCCGTCGGGCGTCGTGCAGCAGGCCGAGGAAAGCGGCGTGCACGAGCAGCGAGTCCTTGGAGCCGAAGTAGTAGGTGACCTGATTGGGGAAGACCCCTGCCGCGTTCGCGATCTCCGCGACGCTCACCTCAGCACCGGGCCGCTCCTTGCAGAGCCGTGCAGTTGCCTCAATCAGCCGGCGCCTCGTCGCGCGACCACGGTCATGCGACCGAGCCGACGTTGATCGAGCTTCGGTTCGTTTCTTCTCCACACCCCAAATTGTATGTGATACAACAAGGCTTCGTTCGCTTGTATCGCATACAAGAAAGGTCCAAGGGCATGCACCGGACTGAAGTCGTCGTGACCGGACTCGGCGCGATCACACCACTCGGTGAAGACGTGGAGTCCACCTGGGACGCCCTGCTTGCCGGCGAGTCCGGCATCCGCGGCGGCGTCCTGCCCGGCCACGAGGACGCCGGCCTTCCCGACACCGTCGCGGGGACGATGGCGATCGACCCCGCCGAGTTGCTGCTGCCAGTGCAGGCCAGGCGGCTCGACCGCTCACAGCAGGCAGCCTTGACCGCAGCCGCCGAAGCCTGGGCCGATGCCGGTGCCCCGCGAGTGGACCCGGACCGGCTCGCATCAGCGATCGGCACGGGCATCGGGGGCGTACGGACGCTGCTGAAGGAACACGACGTACTGGAGGCGGCCGGGACACGGCGCGTCTCGCCACGCACGGTCCCGATGCTCATGCCCAATGCGGCGGCAGCGCTGATCAGTATCGAGTACGGCGCACGGGCCGGGGTCTACACGCCCGTCTCGGCGTGCTCTTCCGGTGCCGAGGCAATCGCCCTGGGGGCCAGGCTCATCCGTGCCGGCGAGGCGGACGTGGTCATCGCGGGCGGAACCGAGGCCGCGATCACCCCGATCACCGTCGCCGGCTTCGCCCAGGCACAAGCACTGTCGCGATACACCGCCGAACCCGCCTCAGCCTCCCGGCCGTTCGCCGCGGACCGCAGCGGATTCGTCCTCAGTGAAGGCGCCGCTGTCATGGTGCTCGAAAGCGCCGAGCATGCCAACGCCCGGAGCGCGCGCGTCCACGCAGTGCTCGCGGGCGCTGGCATCGCCTCCGACGCTCACCACATCACGGCGCCCGCTCCCGACGGCTCCGGTCAGATCTCCGCCATGCTGAAGGCCCTCGCGCAAGCCGGCTTGGCTCCCGAGCAGATCAGCCACATCAACGCCCACGCCACCGGAACTCCGGTCGGCGACGTCGCCGAGGCGCACGCGATCGGGGAGGTCTTCGGCCGCGCCACCGTGACAGCCCCCAAGGCGGCCCTCGGCCATCTCTTTGGCGCCGCGGGCGCGATCGAAGCGCTCATCGCCGTCCTCAGCGTGGAGCACGGCGTCATCCCGCCGACCCGCAACCTCACCGCGGCCGGCGTCGGGCCCGACATCGACCTCGATGTCGTCGCAGAGCGACGAGACGTCCCCCAGGAAGCCGTGCTCAGCAACTCCTTCGGCTTCGGCGGACAGAACGTCTCACTCATCGTCACCGGCGCACGGCACCACGCGTCCGGTACAGCCTCGACTACACCATGACCCACGCGAACGCACCATTGTCCGTGGAGGGGCGCCGCCGGTTGATCGAGCGTTGCAAGACTCGTCCGATCGCGGGTAACTGGGACAAGCGCACTCCGCGACTCGGCGTCTCGCACCGCGGCCAGAGTCTCCAGTGACGTTCGCCCTGGCGGGGAGGGCCGGGCGGTCTTCACGGCCAGGAGTGCGGCCGAGCGCGTGGCGACGCTGGGCGCCTGACCCTCGCGCTTGTCGATGGGGATGTTCAGGTCGACCCCCTGGCCGCTCACTCAGCGTAATTGAGCTGCGGGCTTCAGTTGCGAATACGCGACACCTCAACATGTGACCTCACCAGCTCGGGGCGTTTCTGACACCGGCTCTATGCAGGTGAAGCGCGAAGTGCGGCGGCACTGTGAAGGGGACATGGTGGAGAGATCAGAAATCTGCCTGTTGCCGTGCACGAATACCCGTTCTGCTTAGGGCGTCGTGAATTTCCCGGGAGGACACATGACGGACTTCGCTCCTCGCCCGCGCTACTCACTGCGCTGGCAGGCATCACGGGACTGGCCCCTGGCGGGCGGCGCCATTTCGGCGGTGCTGAGCTTCGCCATGCTGTTCCCTCCCTGGCTCACAGCCGACGGCGAGAGCGAGAACGCTTTCGGCGACGCGCTGCAGTCTGGCGGTCCGGCGCTGATCATCGTCATGGCACTTGCGGTAATCACCCTCCTCGGTATGGCCGCGGCAACGGCCGGCCGACGCTACTTGACGGCAGCACTCGTGCCCTCCTCGAACCTCCTGGTCATTTACGTGGTGAAGGTCGCCGACGTGTCCGACCTAGCAGACCTGTACAGCAAGC
This window of the Streptomyces sp. SLBN-118 genome carries:
- a CDS encoding IS481 family transposase, with protein sequence MPHRNAPLTETGRLRLARCVVEDGWPLRRAAERFQVSPTTAQRWAGRYRELGEAGMADRSSRPHHSPRRTPTRTERRIIKVRVLRRWGPARIAYLLGLNPATVHRVLIRYSLARLAHLDRVTGRAIRRYEHAAPGDLVHVDIKKLGNIPDGGGHKVLGRPAGRKNRAGVGMSFLHNAVDDHSRLAYSEILTDEKKETAVGFWQRANDFFTAAGITVKRVLTDNGSCYKSHLWRNSLAGQGISHKRTRPYRPQTNGKVERFNRTLLDEWAYAKAYRTETERREAYPIWLHTYNHHRGHTALKGQPPASRVPNLTGQYT
- a CDS encoding beta-ketoacyl synthase; the encoded protein is MHRTEVVVTGLGAITPLGEDVESTWDALLAGESGIRGGVLPGHEDAGLPDTVAGTMAIDPAELLLPVQARRLDRSQQAALTAAAEAWADAGAPRVDPDRLASAIGTGIGGVRTLLKEHDVLEAAGTRRVSPRTVPMLMPNAAAALISIEYGARAGVYTPVSACSSGAEAIALGARLIRAGEADVVIAGGTEAAITPITVAGFAQAQALSRYTAEPASASRPFAADRSGFVLSEGAAVMVLESAEHANARSARVHAVLAGAGIASDAHHITAPAPDGSGQISAMLKALAQAGLAPEQISHINAHATGTPVGDVAEAHAIGEVFGRATVTAPKAALGHLFGAAGAIEALIAVLSVEHGVIPPTRNLTAAGVGPDIDLDVVAERRDVPQEAVLSNSFGFGGQNVSLIVTGARHHASGTASTTP
- a CDS encoding TetR/AcrR family transcriptional regulator C-terminal domain-containing protein, with the translated sequence MSVAEIANAAGVFPNQVTYYFGSKDSLLVHAAFLGLLHDARRMERIGRQAPDAATFRRNIARAVLSLPSLPSVARALAAGISKPELAPVVDQHLQLLFRQSERYVSQLIDGRGWRARRPLDVEARTFWSTALGAVLLVRAGAHGTNADLDLAGALTIHDDSEPG